DNA from Cynocephalus volans isolate mCynVol1 chromosome 2, mCynVol1.pri, whole genome shotgun sequence:
CGGACCGAgtaaatcaaaatctctgaggGTGAGACCTAGACACTGGAATTTTTTGAAGATCCTCAGGTGATTCCAATGGGCATCACTAGCTTGGGAACTGCTGACTATGTAGCTCTCATAACCTATTTATTTCAATAAGCCTGTGAATTGAAACCATCAGTTATCTGAGAatttccttttccccttcttctACACAGTCCTGGTTCTCCTAAACCTTGAACCTACATAGGTGCATAGACTGtgttaattttgaaaacatttctaaAGGCCTAatcatttttatagcagaaaaATACTTGCTTTAAACCCAAAGTCATTTTCTAGTGCAACTGCCTTTATCAGTGCCTCATCATTCTTTCTGACATGAAATATTCTATTCTTGGTGTCAGACCTCAGAAGGACTATTTTTGAACacttgaaataattcttttttttagtactaaaatggcaaaaatttacatttttctaatcaAAATATAATCTCCCAAACTACTGTTATCATTCCCATCCCCAAATTGTTAAAACTATAAACTACAAGTTTGTACAATTCTCTTTTTCTGGATTACAATTAAACTGTTATCAATGCCACACATATTTTTGGTTAAGGAATACTGGAATAAGTTGTAATAACAACAGCTGGCATGTATCGAACACTTACTGTGTATTCGATGTTTTGCTTAGTGCTTTACCTACATCAGATCACTTAATTCACACAGCAACCCACTGAAgttggtgctattattatcctcactttttcagaggtggaaactgaggcttgcagGGGATAATTCTCTGAGGTCACACATTTCTTAAGTAGCTGTTATGTCATTCATTTTATGGAGGAATGCGTGTGTGaatgaaaatttattgagcaattGTATGCCTAAATGTGTCCTAATCCCTTTCACTGATGTCTCTCATTTTACTTTCATAACCACCAACATGCCAGGCAAGAAACACAACAGGATGCTCTAGGGAAGAAAAACAGATCAAGATCCTTCTCTCCTGGCACTCTGGCCTCCTGACTTTCTCACTACTGCTTTCTCTCTCATTATCCTCTCCAATGAAATGAGGGCAGCCCGCCAGGACCCAGAACAAATGCTGTGGGAGAAATGCCTTCTCCTTCTCCCTGGATCTTCAGTCACCAAGTTAGGAGGATGAACACATCTAAAGCTAGTACATTTTTGTTGGTAACCTAGAGGACAAGCAAAGCAGCAGGGTTTTGCATAGAGCTGCATAATAAATATAGAAGCTAAAACtctatgtacataaatatatttgaGATTTTCCACAACTGTATTCAACACTGATATTCAAAGCTCGATGTGTGAGTAGACTTTCCCccttaatatttaataaagaatatttagaaaatacagatatgtaaaaagaaaaaaaaaatgaaagtcactTGTCCAGAGTGGAGAAACTGTGAAGATTTTGGTATGTATTCTTGCaattatatatatctatacatctatacacagacacacacacacacacacacacacacacacacacacacacacacacacacaatttttcatttgtttcaaaagtGGGGTCATAGAGTAAAACTTTTATAATCTGCTGTTTCATTTAATATCATTTTCAATGATCGTATAGTATTCTAGCACCTGGGTATATCATTACCTATTTAATTAATCGTCTTAGATATTTAGATCATTCCtcatttttcatgattataagcAATGCTGTTATGTACATACAAATTTTTTCAGCCTAAAGGAAACTTAGAGATgatatgaaaactacaaaccagaGTTGTGAGAATTGGTCACAATTACTCAGTTGAAATGCTTGGTGGAAACTCTAAATAGGGTCTTCTGATTATCACTCCTGGCCTCTTTCCTCTattccagtggttctcaactccTACTGCAAGTTTTCAAATCACCTgcagggattttttaaaatatcatgtccTTGCCTCACCCCCAGACATTATGATTTTATTGATCTGGGGTGGAGCCCAGGTGTCAGTATTTCTAAAAGCTCCCATGGGGCTCTAATGTGCCACAGGGCTGAGAGTCACTGCTTCATACCAGGCAGCTGCTAGAATTGACACTTGCAGAGAGGTGTCCTGGGATTCTCTCAGTATTAGCTTCTGCAAGTTAGAGAGGCAACTGTGTAATAGAGCCACTCAAAACATCTTACAATTACTCTTCCTTGAGCTAACAGCACCTGAGTATATTACTCTGGTGACTTCAGTCAATTTTCATGGTATTCAGTTTTGAGAGCTGGAAGAGAAGTGTGTGTTCTTGTAACTGCTCAGGTTTTAGAGagctttgaatattttctttagagCTGGTAAGCAGGAAGGGCTGGAGGGCAAATGAGGAGCTGCAGCTTAAGGGAAATAGGTGTGTCTCAGGCTTTTCCCACTTGTACTCACAGCTACAAAGCACTTTAGCATCAACCCTCAGATTTCAATGGCTCTGAGCCCCCACTTGCTTGGCTACAGCCAGCCTCTCCAGACATCTCCAGGAACATTAGCGTTGTATTTCTGTAAAATACTGGTAGGTATCTAAGTGGTCCCATTAGTTGCTCACTATTACAGTAAACTGGCCTTAGCATCTGCAGCCTCAGGCCCCAATTGTCCACAGAGGTGTCAATCAGACTAGAACATGGCCATCAACTGCTATTTTCCAGGCCAGAGACTACAAGTTACAAAAAGACTGCTTGCTGTATCTTCCACTTTTTTGGAGATGTGTCTGGAGGCAAAGTTAATTGGACTGCAAAGCTCTAGGATTTAGTGACTCAGCCTTGAATTCATACCCATAGGTTGACCCCAGGGCCTCAGTTGGGAAGAGTTTAGGGTCCATGCTATACCCAGAGCACCACTCTCTTAGAGACTATAACAGAGTGCTAGATGCCTTCTCTGCTCTTGTGGTGGATTTGCTCCTGAGGATTCCCTGCCATCCCTCCTGTGATCTGGATTCTTCGTATCGTTATAATATATCAGAACACCAACTGAAGGTAAATGAGGGAGTAAAAACAGagatgtgtttccatttataagagacagaagaatCTTCTTGATCTCAGCTCTGGTTACTCAGAAATTCCTTACAGACCAATAACGGGATGAGTGGAAGGGGCACCTATGGGGTAGTAGGCAAGACTGTGGGCTGGCAGTTAGGAGACCTGCTTCTCATTCCCACTCTGTAGCTGCCAGGCTGTTCCTGAAGGAGAGTCACCTCACTGCTCAGAGTTTGTTTCCTCATacgtaaaatagggataataattcCCAGCTCATGGGGGTGTAgaaaggattaaatgacatatttGTGGAAGCACTTTGCATCCTGTAAAGCAAAGAATATCCATAATGATAgtggattttatttattcattaaaggGTAAATGGACCTCTCGAGGGGCTCAAAAGctccaagaaattttaaaaagtacccaGTGCCCAGTTTGGGTGTAAAGATGTAGGCCCAAATGACCCCTGCGATGGTAGGGAGGGTGAAGGGACTGCATGAGATACCCGGGAAGGAATATGAGCCCCCACAGCTGTTCTTCCAGTTATTCACTTGACTTAGATGGGTGAGCTAGGGTGGAGATGCTTCCAGATCAAGAACACCCTCATCTCTTGCTCTTTTGCTCTCCCCCTCTCCACCTCGGTCACCAGTATTTGCACCCATGGATATGCTTGGGGGCATCTGTCTTATccctggaggagggaggaagtaGATTTGAGGGGGCAATAGGCCCAGGAAAAAGGAATTGAACTGTGATGGGTTGAATGGTGCCTGTTTACCACCTGGACCCTAGAATAAACTCAAACCTCTGTGACAAGATGGCGTGAAGGCAGAAGCTTCAGTAAATACTGTCCCTCAACAGTTCATGAGTGGAGCTTTCTCAGGCCCCAGCTGACCAAGGATGGCATAGAGCTGGAGAGGAAACCGTTCTCTCACCTCAGTATGAAACCCAGTACCACTCTGTCACTCTAGGGACTGGAGCTTTCAGAGCACCTCAAGACAGCCTCCTCACCTGGGTTTCTCAAGACAATGGCATAAAAGCTGTGTTAAGGGCCTTGTGGGCAGTGGGCACAGACAAATGTCAGCTGAAGCAGGACAGGGAGAGCAGGGCTAGAAGTTGCTGCATGAAGCCTGTGGTTGCAGACTGGTTAGTGGGCTCATGTGCACTATCTCTTTGGGGACTAATaataagcaataataaaaatttttaaagaatcctGAAGGCTTAGGAGTTGGGGACCCTACTGACCTCAAAAACTCCAGGAGGTATATAATTGCATTAGCAGTAAATACTGATGTTCAAAACGTTGATGCTGAATCACATATATAGTGCTGAATCTATAACTAGAAAAAACTatcaagaaaatgttaaattgttATAGAATTCCCAGATCTTAGAGTTTTCATGAATTTACAAGTCAGTCATTTGATGCAGCTTCCCTCCAAGTACACAAATTTCTTCTCTGAACATTTTCCCTCTGCAGGTAACACCTATGGCTTTCCAGCTCTATCCAACTACTTTATTGGGGGAGGGAGCGGAAGGCAGGGGGAAGGGCAAGAGAAGAATATGATTCACTGGGCTACATAAACTCTTGAGTCTTAGAATAGGTGCATATTGAGTATTAGAAAGGAAATGCTTGATGTAGAGTTCACACTTGTAAGCAGAAAAAATGGATCATAGAATGAACATTCTGCTGGGGATTCAAAAATAGCTGCCTAGAAACGGCCATAACTCTGTGTAGATTGATGTTTGTCAGTATTTTGTATACAGTGTTCTCTTTCAGTAAAATCCTACCAGGGAATCAGGTTAAGAGATTTTTCCCTTAGGATCtcatttagataaaataaaatatgtatgccCATTATTTAGCATGCATGTGACCTCAGACTCTGTTATGTACCTGACAAGATATTTGTCTTGATCTTGATCATAATAAGATTAATAACCCCTGTTTCATGCAAGAGAGTAATATGTGAGCTAtatgataatttaaataattatcttCTTGGCAAAAGGGGTCTTTCAAGCAATTTGACTTTAGGACAAATGTGCAAGTATTACTCCTTTCCTTAGGTTCATTCCCAGAAATGTTTAACATGTTTCTAAGTCTAATTAAATAGGTTTGGGATTCACTAATTAATAATTCAAagccaaaatatatttaatatatttcccatttttttctgtatttgttaggtttttttttttaatgaggtgaCAGGTATTGACAAGTTTTTAACACTCCACAATGTGCCATTCTGAAAGCAtcacagaaaagaaattaagaaggtgATAAAACTCAGTTACTAATACAAACACGACGAGAGCTCGTGAAGGCAGAGCTGGACTCTCGTCTCTAGGACATAACTACAGAATAGCCGCAGTCGCGGCGGCCTTACTTTGCGGGAGCTACATCCCCCCGTGGGCGGAGAGGAGCGGAAGAACCCAAGTTCTGCTTCAGTTGGAAGGGCAGCCACCGGGTCCTACTCGGGCTCAGCGCCAGCCTCCCAGTGGTTCCGCCTCCCGGGGACCTTCCAGAGTAGTCGGCGCTTCCGCGACGCAGCCCGAAAGGCGGGGACCAGCGCAGGAGTGAGTGACTTAGGCATCCACCGCACTGCCTGACTCAAAGCGCGAACCCGAGTTGTGCCCAGCCTCCGACCATGCGATGGAAGCGTGTCATAGAAGGCTAGGTAACCAATGGTCGGCGGCTGGCCACGGAGGTGGGTCGGGAGCGCCGTGCAAGTCCTCGAGAACCTCTGGGCCGCCGGCGCTTGTCCTGCCCTCCCCTTCCGTCTCCTCCCTGTAGTGCGTAGGACGCGTGAGGCGAGGCCCTCGGAGCCATCGCGCTGGGGACTATGTTGCTTCCGAACATCCTGCTCACTGGTTAGGGCACCCGGCCGGGAGGGGCTGGACGGCGGGCCAGGCAGGGAACGCCGAGTGCGCTGGGGCCTCGCGCGCCCCTGTGGGGGGCCGCCCAGTGTTCCGCTTCGAGGCCTGTCGTGGGCCGCGTGGCGTGGCCGTTGTCAGGACCTCGCGACATTTGCGGGGGGACGGGAGGCGGGGGGACGTGACGCGGAACGTTAATTCCGTTGGCCACAGGCTCCTCGGTGAGGTGGGGAGAGCTCGACAAATCCAGCTCCCCTTTCTGGCAAGCTACTTAATCTTGCTCAgtctggtttttttgtgtgtaaaacgGGCCGTTGATTCTTTGTTAGGGTTGGCTTTGGGGTTTTTAGAGGGATGATTTCAGGCAGTATCTGGACCTCGGAAGATGAGCTAATGGTGGACGCCGACCCCTTAGGTCTCCCTTGGGCcgtcatttatttttcctttgcattttagAAATGCCTCCTAGATCAGATCTGTAAATGAGTTCGGGTGTTTGTGGCAGGGCATGACTAATTTACTGCTTAGTAAATCGTTGGTTGAGTTGGCAGCCAGaggcttttatttttgtaagaaggCATCCATTGAGGATTTCTGGTCGTGTCTCGTGTAGGAATTCTGTGAGGTTCCGGGGCTGATCGTGGGGCTGTCCTGGATCTGGGGAGTCAGACTTAGGGTGCATGTTATCAGGGAAGGGAACTAAAACGCCGCATaatgattttaaagaatattattgccgatccccttaccggtcagcgtctgggggaaaaaaagattgttattGTTGTCATTTATCCCTGAGAATGTTTATTAAATTGTAGCAATTAATGGCATGATAGGCCATCTGTGAGAAAATCTAATGGGCGCAGCGTTATCACAACATGTAGAAAGATTAAGATGATCTCTGTGGAAATAGTTTTGACAAAACCTAAGCTTGTTGGCAGCGGACAGGTCCTGTCTGTTTCTGAGTGCTGGAGATTACTCAACAAGTGAATACTTAATCTTTAAGATTCCTTAAGGGGAAAATTTTACATCTGATTTGCAAGGGTCAGACATAGtgtcctagttttttttttttttttttttttttttttttaatattaagctATCTTGTAAAAAATCTAGAGTGAGCATTTTATTAAAAGCAGGTTGAGTCCAGGGTTTGGACTTGGTGTATTATAAAGGACTTGAGGTGAATGTTACTCTGCATGTGGAGACTTGATttattcctgttttctttaaCTATAATGCTTAAAGCTTAATAATTTCACTGCTGTTAAATCTTGAACAGCTGATAATTATTTGGAatgatttgaaaattatttgaaaatgcatTTGGTTATCCTGGAACACATACTAAGtataaaaaaggaaaggtaaagaACAATGTGTAGTATTGCCATTTTTGTAAAAGGGAATATAtgttgtatgtgtttgtgtacaccgtatgaacatatatatgtgcacacatgaATAGGACTTCTTCAGAAAGATATATAAGAAACCACTTTGTTGTGGTTGCCTCTAAGGAAGGGGATGGGGGTCAGTAGTAGTAATGAGATATCTTTCAGACAACTTAAATTTTTTCTGTGaacaatttcttctttaattaagcaaataaatgatGGTAATTGATTTTAGGTGGTTAATCTTATCCTGGGCAGTTCTATGGTGCTGGTAGGCACTCTGGATTGGCATCAGAATCGCCAGATCCCACCCCTGGAGAATCATACACACTGGGGGAGATTCTGACATCGAGGTGGCTTTGGGAAATTTTAGTTAGGTTGTAGTGTATATTCACATATGATTGCTAATTAggacatttttcatttcagttgttAAGAACCATAAGAAGGGTAGAAGGTAGCTGGAGTCAAATAAGTAGTGTTTCACAACAGTATTTTTCTGTGACTTGTCTTACAGGTACACCAGGGGTTGGAAAAACCACACTAGGCAAAGAACTTGCGGCAAGATCAGGACTGAAATACATTAATGTGGGTGATTTAGCTCGAGAAGGTAAGGGACACTTTGGtgttagatttgtttttaaaaaaaaaaaaagtcagatagtAGAGTATTAGTGGTAGCTATTGTGAGAGGGtacaaagagcagagagagattgcCATTACGGTATTTATGCTCTGTTGAGGACCCACAGGAATAGAAAATATTGAGTGTCCAGTGCTGTGTCCTGATTATTTTgaccatttcctcctccctcccccaaaatgGCTAGCAATTCTTTCGAACAGTAATAATTGGGAAGGCTTCCATGAAGAAATTGGACTTAGGATAGGTGGAATCTGAATATGAGGAAGAGGGAGAATGGTTTTGAGTTGGGCAAACACAAAGATTTGGGTGGTGCTAAGCAGGTATGAGGACAGTGAATATATTGTTCTCACCGGAAGGACAGATTAGATTAGTTCGATAATTGCATGCCTGCACACAATTGCATATATCCTAAagtggtatatattttttacttacttttaCCCTGTTTTCCCCTAATCTTTTATATTACTCCCTTATTTGTGTcttcatctttttatattttataatgatgtgTACAGCATAGGAATTCAATACATTTAAGTAAAGGGAACTTTAAGCATgcctcattaaaattaaaaaggtttAACATTTGgtttaaactttaaatatattttttacaacttaacatatatttaaaaaatttttaagttcctGACAGTTGCTACTAAAGTAACAATTTTGGTTTGATctaatgtacatatttttttcaaatgatctAAAGTCTGATCACCGGATATCATGGAGTCTGGCAAGATGGCATCTCCCAAGAGCATGCCGAAAGATGCACAGATGATGGCACAAATCCTGAAGGATATGGGGATTACAGAATATGAGCCAAGAGTAATAAATCAGATGTTGGAGTTTGCCTTCCGATATGTGACCACAATTCTAGATGATGCAAAAATTTATTCAAGCCACGCTAAGAAAGCTACTGTTGATGCAGATGATGTGCGATTGGCAATTCAGTGTCGTGCAGACCAGTCTTTTACCTCTCCTCCCCCAAGAGATTTTTTATTAGATATTGCAAGGCAAAGAAATCAAACCCCTTTGCCATTGATCAAGCCATATTCAGGTCCTAGATTGCCACCTGATAGATATTGCTTAACAGCCCCAAATTATAGGCttaaatctctacaaaaaaaggCATCTACTTCTGCAGGAAGAATAACAGTTCCACGGTTAAGTGTTGGTTCAGTTACTAGCAGACCAAGTACTCCCACACTGGGCACACCAACCCCACAAACCATGTCTGTTTCAAGTAAAGTTGGTCCTCCAATGTCCCTCACAGGACAAAGGTTTACAGTACAGATGCCTACTTCACAGTCCCCAGCTGTAAAAGCATCAATTTCCGCAACATCAGCAGTTCACAATGTTCTGATTAATCCATCATTAATTGGGTCCAAAAACATTCTTATTACCACTAATATGGTGTCATCACAAAATAATGCCAATGAATCATCAAATGCATTGAAAAGAAAACGTGAAGATGAGGATGATGACGATGCGGATGATGACAATGACTATGATAATTTGTAACCTAGCCTTGATGCATGTAACATGTATACTTCGTCTTAAATCCATTGTACTGAATTGAAAATGCATGTTTAATGTTTTTAAGTTGTGTTTTAGAAAACAAAGTATTTAATGAGTAAATATAGTTACTATATATTTCAATTGAAATGTTGGATTTTCTTTGATAGGGTTAGTAATGGTTTTTCTTCAGCGtttaagtgtaaaaaataaaattgttgttcATCAATTTGATTGTTGGTACTTTGGCAATTATACTTAAAAGCAATTTTCTCCCTCATTGTCACCAACAGGAATAACAGTTCCAACAACTTGAAGTTGTTGCAATCTATTATTAACCACTAGACTGCCTTCAGATATTTAGATCATAGTATGATCTCTGGTGTGTAAGTCACTTTTATGGTCCTTTCTCTTAGATTGCTGAAGTATAACCATGACTCCTCTCTGGAAAGATTACTTGGTCAGGATTTTTGTTCATGGTGAATCCTCATCTGCTTGGATTTATCCTCCTCAATTGCCCAACTTCCCATTTTTCTATCCCTTTAATTAAGAACACTTGACAGCTCCTAGTATctccccactttttaaaaaaataattttttttccagtatccccttttttgtttttgtttttattttttgacagctggctggcaAGGGGGttcaaacccctgaccttggtgttatcagcaccatattctACTGAGTGGGTTAACTGGACGGCCCTCTAGTATCCCTTTTTGCAGGTCACTTGAGCATCTTTGTCATATTCTCGATACTATAAGCCAGTAGCATTCTTACTTTTAATGCAGGTCTGGggtttagttttataatttctaaaacttAGATCTTTATTTGATATTGTACATCTCTGTTTTATACCTATATGAAATCTGGTTTTGTTCCTCACTGTTGAACTTTATTTGTCCAGTGATTTCAGAGTCACATGTAGT
Protein-coding regions in this window:
- the LOC134370205 gene encoding transcription initiation factor TFIID subunit 9-like, which encodes MESGKMASPKSMPKDAQMMAQILKDMGITEYEPRVINQMLEFAFRYVTTILDDAKIYSSHAKKATVDADDVRLAIQCRADQSFTSPPPRDFLLDIARQRNQTPLPLIKPYSGPRLPPDRYCLTAPNYRLKSLQKKASTSAGRITVPRLSVGSVTSRPSTPTLGTPTPQTMSVSSKVGPPMSLTGQRFTVQMPTSQSPAVKASISATSAVHNVLINPSLIGSKNILITTNMVSSQNNANESSNALKRKREDEDDDDADDDNDYDNL